Proteins encoded in a region of the Isosphaeraceae bacterium EP7 genome:
- a CDS encoding D-aminoacylase — protein sequence MTCRTFIGICALMLGAIPRPVSGAEEPYDLIVRNGRLVDGTGGPWRRGDLAIRGDRIAAMGVIPADAPTKRTIDAGGRMVSPGFIDAHSHSDMLILEDGSAQSKVRQGVTTDVLGESHSAGPSKGKRPAETVEFGGVTYRWSTLGGYLDSVDKAGVAINVASHVGMATVWECVMGDSFDRPTPAQFDEMKALIAEAMDEGAFGMSSMLASPPGLLATTDDVALMASAIKARDGLFSSHIRNEGPDVLKSIDEAIAVGEKAGVRVDVIHLKIADKSNWGRMAEVVARFEAARARGVDVQANVYPYTRGNNDLVTILPPWAHEGGKADLLKRLADPEARARMKRDIRGGIPGWYNHFTAVGGDWSRMLLSAKLSSKNQKYEGKTMDVILPSMAIGRNPAPEDLDLLFDFLIDEDGSIGTIYAHHTEEDMTTAMRQPWCSIGSDGSAMAIEGPLRRGHPHPRNFGTFPRVLGVYARERGVLRVEEAVRKMTSLNANKLGLTDRGLLRPGMYADVVVFDPDTVIDRSTFLEPFAYNEGIEAVIVNGVPVLEAGKPTGAKPGRALRKGR from the coding sequence ATGACGTGTCGGACGTTTATCGGGATTTGCGCGTTGATGCTGGGGGCCATTCCGCGGCCCGTTTCGGGCGCCGAGGAGCCCTACGACTTGATTGTCCGCAATGGACGGCTGGTCGATGGCACGGGCGGCCCCTGGAGGCGCGGGGACCTGGCGATTCGGGGCGACCGGATCGCGGCCATGGGGGTCATCCCGGCCGACGCCCCGACGAAGCGGACGATCGACGCCGGCGGGCGGATGGTCTCTCCCGGATTCATCGACGCCCATTCGCATTCCGACATGCTCATCCTGGAAGACGGCTCGGCGCAGAGCAAGGTCCGGCAGGGTGTAACCACAGACGTCCTGGGCGAGTCGCACTCGGCAGGCCCGTCGAAGGGGAAGCGACCCGCGGAGACGGTCGAGTTCGGCGGCGTGACCTATCGGTGGTCGACCCTCGGCGGCTATCTCGACTCGGTCGACAAGGCGGGCGTGGCCATCAACGTGGCCTCGCACGTCGGGATGGCCACGGTCTGGGAGTGCGTCATGGGCGACTCGTTCGATCGGCCCACGCCGGCGCAGTTCGACGAGATGAAGGCGCTCATCGCCGAGGCGATGGACGAAGGGGCGTTCGGCATGTCCAGCATGCTGGCCAGCCCGCCCGGCTTGCTGGCCACCACCGACGACGTCGCCCTGATGGCCTCGGCCATCAAGGCCAGGGACGGCCTGTTCTCGTCGCACATTCGCAACGAGGGGCCGGATGTCTTGAAGTCGATCGACGAAGCGATCGCGGTCGGCGAGAAGGCCGGCGTGCGGGTCGACGTGATCCACCTGAAGATCGCCGACAAGTCGAACTGGGGCCGCATGGCCGAGGTGGTCGCCCGGTTCGAGGCCGCCCGCGCCCGGGGGGTCGACGTGCAGGCGAACGTCTATCCGTACACCCGAGGCAACAACGACCTGGTGACCATCCTCCCCCCCTGGGCCCACGAGGGCGGGAAGGCCGACCTGCTGAAGCGACTGGCCGACCCCGAGGCCAGGGCCAGGATGAAGCGCGACATTCGAGGCGGAATCCCAGGCTGGTACAACCACTTCACGGCCGTGGGCGGAGACTGGTCGCGGATGTTGCTAAGCGCCAAGCTCAGTTCCAAGAACCAGAAGTACGAGGGGAAGACGATGGACGTCATCCTGCCCTCGATGGCCATCGGACGTAATCCGGCACCCGAGGACCTGGACCTGCTCTTCGACTTCCTGATCGACGAGGACGGGTCCATCGGCACGATCTACGCGCATCACACCGAGGAGGACATGACGACGGCAATGCGTCAGCCCTGGTGCTCGATCGGCTCCGATGGGTCGGCCATGGCCATCGAAGGTCCCCTGAGACGCGGGCATCCGCACCCGAGGAACTTCGGCACCTTCCCGCGCGTTCTCGGCGTCTACGCACGCGAGCGGGGCGTCCTGCGGGTCGAGGAGGCGGTGCGGAAGATGACCTCCCTGAACGCCAACAAGCTCGGCCTCACCGATCGAGGGCTGCTGCGGCCCGGGATGTACGCCGACGTGGTCGTCTTCGACCCCGACACGGTCATCGATCGGTCGACCTTCCTTGAGCCGTTCGCATACAACGAGGGGATCGAGGCTGTGATCGTCAATGGTGTTCCGGTGCTGGAAGCGGGCAAGCCCACCGGCGCAAAGCCCGGCCGGGCCCTGCGCAAGGGGCGTTGA
- a CDS encoding EF-hand domain-containing protein, with product MQSLRKIAMTGGLLFLSTNAWAQQGPGGGPPPGQGGPGGDLTARMMAFDSDNDGKITKVEVTDERLQRLFERADADNDGSVSKDELTTFAAQQPRGGPGGPGGPGGMSRPGEILSQPVRRRLKLTATQEKRIAALQKDVDTKLAAILDKSQEKLLAQMKTNPGGPGGPGGRGGPGGFGGPGGPPPGGFGGPGGPPPDGFGGQNGQDQGFEQPQE from the coding sequence ATGCAATCCCTGCGAAAAATCGCCATGACCGGCGGACTGCTCTTCCTCAGCACGAATGCCTGGGCCCAACAAGGACCTGGAGGCGGTCCGCCCCCCGGCCAGGGGGGCCCGGGCGGCGACCTGACGGCCCGGATGATGGCCTTCGACTCGGACAATGACGGCAAGATCACCAAGGTTGAGGTGACCGACGAGCGCCTCCAGCGGCTCTTCGAGAGGGCCGACGCGGATAATGACGGATCCGTGAGCAAGGACGAACTGACAACCTTCGCCGCCCAGCAACCACGCGGTGGCCCGGGTGGCCCCGGCGGACCCGGGGGCATGTCCCGTCCCGGCGAGATCCTCTCCCAGCCGGTTCGCCGCCGCCTGAAGCTCACTGCGACGCAGGAGAAGAGGATCGCCGCGTTGCAGAAGGACGTCGACACCAAGCTCGCGGCCATCCTCGACAAGAGCCAGGAGAAGCTTCTCGCCCAGATGAAGACGAATCCCGGCGGGCCTGGTGGCCCTGGCGGTCGAGGCGGCCCCGGCGGCTTCGGCGGTCCTGGTGGCCCTCCTCCGGGCGGCTTCGGCGGACCCGGTGGCCCTCCGCCCGACGGCTTCGGTGGCCAGAATGGCCAGGATCAAGGGTTCGAGCAGCCCCAGGAATGA